AGCTCGAGTACGTGTCTAGCCAGATGGGTCAGGGGTGGGCAAGCGAGATGGCAGGGTTGCTCCTCGAGATCAAAGCAGCGGTGGGTCGGGCCTCTGACAAGGGCAAGGTCGCCCTCGATCCCCGTCTCCTCGGGCGCTACCTGGCCCGCTATGACCGCATCGTCGCTGCGGGCTTCGCCGCTAACCCTTTGCCCGAGCGAGTGTCGGGCAAGAGGGGACGCAGAGCCAAGTCCAAGGCTGCCAACCTGCTCGAGCGCCTCGATCGCTACCGCAGTGAGGTTCTGCGTTTTGGGACCAACTTCGCAGTGGACTTCGACAATAACTTGAGTGAGCGTGACGTTCGTATGCTCAAGTTACAGAACAAGATCTCAGGTGGTTGGCGATCCGAGGAGGGGGCTCAAGCTTGGGTTCGAGTACGCTCTTACCTCTCCACTGCGAGAAAGCAGGGCCACAACGCAACGGAGGTCCTAACCCAGCTCTTTGGGGGACACTGTTGGATGCCGACGCTTCCCGGTCCGTGAACGTCTACGAGAGCGATGCCTGATAGTCGCGCACCGTGGCAACTAGGCATGCCCCGATCTGCAAGGTGGCCTGGGCGACCACTTCGAGGGCCCTATTGCGTCGATCGAATGAGATCTTCGGCCCGAAGCGTTCAGAATGTAGCGCGGATGCGAGCTCCGTACAAAAGACGAGGACGTTAAAACCCATCCTTTTGCGCTCGGGTGCCTCGAGAGGGGTGGTCCCCAGCAAATCATTGGCCAGTTTGGCCCAGATAAGCAGCACCTCAGCGTGGGCTTCGATCATCGAAGGGTGCGAGGTCGATGCCTCCTCCTCGAGCGCCATGACCAAAGTGACCGGACCGTCTGCGAAATAGACGGGTCCTCTCCCGCGCAGCCAGGTCGGTGACTCAGCCAACGCCTCTTCGGGTGGAGGCAGCATCAGGGCGTGGTGAGCACACCGAAGCATAACCGTGCCGCTAGCCTCTGGCCTCTTCGTCTTGCTCATTGCCATCACGGTACCATCACCAGCTGCTAAGTGGTTGAGGGACCTGAATGGTTACGACTGATTTTGCTCAAGTGAGCAGGCGACTCAACCCCTTGATGTCATCGCGTAGCCTTGCCGCCTCTTCAAAACGCAACTCGGTAGCACACGTCTCCATCTCGATGGTAAGGGCCTCGATGACCTCCTTTAGCTGTTCGGGAGCGAGATGTGCATATCTCTCTTCCGCCTTCGAACGCCTTAGCTTTGGTACCCTTGTCCCCGAACGCTCGTCTCCTATGAGATCACCAAGTCGAGCTGTAACTGTGGTAGGCGTGATATTGTGTTCACGGTTATAGCTCTCCTGTAAGGCACGTCTGCGAGATGTCTCCGAGATCGCATACTCCATCGACCGAGTCACCTTGTCTCCATAGAGGAGCACCATTCCATGGCTGTTACGCGCGGCACGACCAATCGTCTGGACAAGAGATGTCTCTGATCGTAGAAACCCCTCCTTATCAGCGTCCAAGATTGCAACGAGAGACACCTCTGGGAGATCGAGCCCCTCGCGCAGTAAGTTGATACCAACCAGGACGTCATACTCGCCAAGACGGAGGTCCCGAATCAGCTCGATCCGATCAAGAGTCTCTACGTTTGAGTGCAGATAGCGGACTCTCACGCCAAGTCCTTCGAAGTAGTCAGTCAAATCCTCGGCCATCTTTTTCGTCAACGTCGTCACCAATACGCGTTCATTTTGGTCGACACGCCGGTGGATCTCCGCCAGTAGATCATCGATCTGACCCTTGGTGGGGCGAACTTCTACAACCGGATCCAGTAATCCTGTTGGCCTCGCAATCTGCTCGACCACACGAGCGGACGCAGCGATCTCGTAGGGGGCAGGGGTTGCCGAGAGGAAGATAGCTTGATTGATCCGCTCATAAAATTCATCAAAGCGGAGCGGACGGTTGTCCATGGCTGAGGGCAGCCGAAAGCCGTGCTCTACCAGAGTCTCCTTGCGAGAACGATCGCCAGCATACTGACCCCGGAGTTGTGGCACGGTTACATGGCTCTCGTCGATTATGAGTAGGTAGTCCTTGGGGAAGTAGTCGAGCAAAGTAAAGGGAGGTTCACCGGCCTGACGCCCGTCGAGGTGACGTGAATAGTTCTCGATACCTGAACAAAACCCGACCTCGGAGAGCATCTCGAGATCAAACTCGGTACGCATCTTAAGTCGCTGTGCCTCGAGCAACTTACCTCTGTCCTCGAAGTAACCCAGTTGGCTTCGCAACTCTTCTTCAATGCCATTCATTGCCGTCTTCAAACGTTCTGGACTCGCTAGGTAATGAGTCGCCGGAAAGATAACAAACTCATCCAAATCCTTCACGAGTTCACCGGTCATGAGGTCAACCTTAGAGATGCGTTCAATCTCTTCCCCGAAGAACTCAATCCGCATCGCGAACTCCTCGTAGGCTGGATGCACCTCGACCGTATCACCACGCAATCGAAACTTTCCGCGCGAGACCTCCACGTCGTTACGCTCGTATTGCATTGCCACCAGCGAACGTGCTACAACAGGCAGCGGAATACTCTCACCACGGCGCAACGGTAGGATCTGCCCCTGATACTCTTCAGGTGAGCCAAGGCCGTAGATGCACGAGACAGAGGCGACGACTACGACGTCTCTTCTAGTGAGCAGAGCAGAGGTGGCAGCGTGGCGGAGCCGGTCGATCTCATCGTTTATAGACGAGTCCTTCTCGATGTAGGTATCTGTGGTAGGGAGATACGCCTCGGGTTGGTAGTAGTCGTAGTAGGAGACAAAATACTCGACTCGATTATGTGGGAAGAACCCTCGAAATTCATTCGCGAGTTGTGCGGCTAGTGACTTGTTTGGGGCGATAATCAGCGTCGGCCGCTGCACCGCCTGGATGGTCCAGGCTATCGTCGCACTCTTGCCTGAACCGGTGATACCAAGCAACGTTTGAAAACGCTCACCGCTCTCGATGCCTTCAGCGAGTGCTGCGATAGCCTTCGGCTGATCTCCGGCGGGTTCATAGTTCGAGACGACCTGAAAGTCTGGCACCAATCCAGCTTAGGCGTCACGTCCCAACAAGAGCCACCCGTTGAATCTCACTGAAGATCTCTCAACATCTAGTCAATACACACCACCCTATCGATAATGCAAGCAATATCCTTATGGAGTACCAGGGCCCGATGGCCCGGCACCAGAGGATATTTTCGACTCCTCAGCTAGGAAACCGCGCCCAACCAGGCCCAAGAGCTGGGGCCAGAGGTTAAGGTAGATAGTAGTTGCTAATTGCAACTACACCCCTGACGTGGACGCATATGCGCGTCTGCCATCAACCCTTATGGGAGGTTCAATGACAGATCATGCCGTACTCGGAGAAGAGATTGCATTTCAAGGTGCTAAGGGAGAGTGGATTGAGGGCTTCTTCGCTCG
The genomic region above belongs to Ferrimicrobium acidiphilum DSM 19497 and contains:
- the uvrB gene encoding excinuclease ABC subunit UvrB, giving the protein MPDFQVVSNYEPAGDQPKAIAALAEGIESGERFQTLLGITGSGKSATIAWTIQAVQRPTLIIAPNKSLAAQLANEFRGFFPHNRVEYFVSYYDYYQPEAYLPTTDTYIEKDSSINDEIDRLRHAATSALLTRRDVVVVASVSCIYGLGSPEEYQGQILPLRRGESIPLPVVARSLVAMQYERNDVEVSRGKFRLRGDTVEVHPAYEEFAMRIEFFGEEIERISKVDLMTGELVKDLDEFVIFPATHYLASPERLKTAMNGIEEELRSQLGYFEDRGKLLEAQRLKMRTEFDLEMLSEVGFCSGIENYSRHLDGRQAGEPPFTLLDYFPKDYLLIIDESHVTVPQLRGQYAGDRSRKETLVEHGFRLPSAMDNRPLRFDEFYERINQAIFLSATPAPYEIAASARVVEQIARPTGLLDPVVEVRPTKGQIDDLLAEIHRRVDQNERVLVTTLTKKMAEDLTDYFEGLGVRVRYLHSNVETLDRIELIRDLRLGEYDVLVGINLLREGLDLPEVSLVAILDADKEGFLRSETSLVQTIGRAARNSHGMVLLYGDKVTRSMEYAISETSRRRALQESYNREHNITPTTVTARLGDLIGDERSGTRVPKLRRSKAEERYAHLAPEQLKEVIEALTIEMETCATELRFEEAARLRDDIKGLSRLLT
- a CDS encoding IS66 family transposase, yielding VHPRRGILAMDAMDVLPGFTGVAQHDGWKPYLRYEDATHALCNAHHLRELEYVSSQMGQGWASEMAGLLLEIKAAVGRASDKGKVALDPRLLGRYLARYDRIVAAGFAANPLPERVSGKRGRRAKSKAANLLERLDRYRSEVLRFGTNFAVDFDNNLSERDVRMLKLQNKISGGWRSEEGAQAWVRVRSYLSTARKQGHNATEVLTQLFGGHCWMPTLPGP